A genomic segment from Nodularia sphaerocarpa UHCC 0038 encodes:
- a CDS encoding ASCH domain-containing protein: MDINYPEKLKAISIHPPFAYAIVRGLKQQEYRTKATNRKGWILIHASKSTASDEYFREYGMNPSTIKRGAIIGACKITSCLQAGFDQYAYQLSEAFEFKTPIHCAGSQSIFWGATNEERKVVFTLASEQIRSHLLK, translated from the coding sequence ATGGACATCAACTATCCAGAAAAGCTAAAAGCCATTTCAATTCATCCACCTTTCGCCTATGCAATTGTGCGGGGATTAAAACAGCAAGAGTACAGAACTAAAGCCACCAATAGGAAGGGATGGATATTAATTCATGCCTCGAAATCAACCGCAAGTGATGAATATTTCAGAGAATATGGCATGAATCCAAGCACTATTAAACGTGGTGCAATCATCGGAGCCTGCAAGATTACAAGCTGTCTGCAAGCTGGATTTGATCAATATGCTTATCAATTATCAGAGGCTTTTGAATTCAAAACTCCGATACATTGTGCAGGCTCTCAATCAATTTTTTGGGGTGCAACTAACGAAGAAAGGAAAGTGGTATTCACCCTAGCTAGTGAACAAATAAGAAGTCATTTATTAAAGTAA
- the aat gene encoding leucyl/phenylalanyl-tRNA--protein transferase: protein MQYDVAAIVRGYAQGYFLMADDHTGLGWYGSRDRTLIPLDERFRYPKSLQRVLNQERFTVAINRDFQGVVAGCANRETTWISRELQEIYWLLYQNGYAYSFETWQGDELAGGILGLVIGGAFIGESMFFRITEGSKVAMVKLVERLRQKQFVLFDAQMMNPHLERFGAYGIRDDEYQALLKEALQRSCDLV from the coding sequence ATGCAATATGATGTCGCTGCTATTGTTCGGGGTTATGCTCAAGGTTATTTTCTCATGGCTGATGATCATACAGGCCTGGGATGGTATGGAAGTCGCGATCGCACTTTGATTCCTTTGGATGAGCGATTTCGCTACCCGAAGTCGTTACAGCGTGTTCTCAATCAAGAGCGTTTTACTGTGGCGATTAATCGTGATTTTCAGGGTGTGGTGGCTGGATGTGCTAATCGCGAAACTACTTGGATTTCACGAGAGTTACAAGAGATTTACTGGTTACTTTACCAGAATGGTTACGCCTATAGTTTTGAAACTTGGCAAGGTGATGAACTAGCTGGGGGTATTTTAGGGCTGGTAATTGGCGGTGCTTTCATTGGTGAGTCGATGTTTTTCCGCATTACTGAAGGCTCAAAGGTGGCTATGGTTAAGTTGGTGGAAAGATTACGTCAAAAGCAATTTGTACTATTTGATGCCCAAATGATGAATCCCCATTTGGAAAGATTTGGCGCTTACGGTATTAGGGATGATGAGTATCAGGCTTTACTTAAGGAAGCGTTGCAACGTAGTTGTGATTTAGTATGA
- the rpsN gene encoding 30S ribosomal protein S14: MAKKSMIEREKKRAKLVEKYADKREALLEEFNSAVSPLDKLEVHRKIQQLPRNSAPTRHRNRCWVTGRPRGVYSDFGLSRNVLREWAHQGLLPGVVKSSW; the protein is encoded by the coding sequence ATGGCAAAAAAGAGTATGATTGAGCGCGAAAAAAAACGCGCCAAGTTGGTAGAAAAGTATGCTGACAAGCGAGAAGCATTGTTGGAAGAGTTCAACAGCGCTGTATCTCCTTTGGATAAGTTGGAAGTTCACCGGAAAATTCAACAGCTACCCCGGAATAGTGCGCCGACTCGTCACCGCAATCGTTGCTGGGTAACTGGTCGTCCTAGAGGTGTTTACAGCGACTTTGGGCTATCTCGGAACGTGCTACGGGAATGGGCGCATCAAGGTCTTTTACCTGGTGTGGTCAAGTCTAGCTGGTAG